The proteins below come from a single Aegilops tauschii subsp. strangulata cultivar AL8/78 chromosome 6, Aet v6.0, whole genome shotgun sequence genomic window:
- the LOC109744775 gene encoding uncharacterized protein, protein MDALMANYGSDSDDDNEPATVAGGAPEPQEASVLLPPPPLDLLQPPNFVDYSTIAQGSRIRSFPHVEGNYALHVYIPVVIPFNARKQLTLVMRRAASLVPDLYAVDADYALSELCKDEQKLEKVLLGREFHVSLGRTVGIQVHQIDSLVAMLRQKFQSQQRYWMEFNKWEHFVNDDSTRSFLSLEVTRTGLPEISKQIHMVDEVYRLHGLPEFYKNPRPHISLAWALGDVSSKLKQATKEIEKFENSIISSKNCNLRCNFSRIVCKVGKKVYDICKIGD, encoded by the exons ATGGATGCACTCATGGCTAACTACGGATCCGACTCTGATGATGACAATGAGCCGGCGACGGTTGCCGGTGGTGCTCCGGAGCCACAGGAAGCTTCGGTGctgcttcctcctcctcccctcgaccTTCTGCAGCCCCCAAATTTCGTAG ATTACTCGACAATTGCACAGGGGAGTCGCATCCGGAGTTTCCCCCATGTGGAAGGCAACTATGCGCTGCATGTCTACATCCCTG TTGTCATTCCTTTCAACGCAAGAAAACAGCTGACCCTCGTTATGAGAAGAGCTGCATCACTTGTGCCAGATCTCTATGCTGTAGATGCAGATTATGCACTTTCGGAATTGTGTAAAGATGAGCAAAAACTTGAGAAAGTGCTTCTGGGCAGGGAGTTCCATGTAAGCTTAGGAAGAACTGTTGGAATTCAGGTGCATCAAATTGACTCCCTCGTCGCAATGCTTCGTCAGAAGTTTCAATCACAACAGCG GTATTGGATGGAGTTCAACAAATGGGAGCATTTTGTCAATGATGATTCTACACGATCATTTCTTTCGCTAGAGGTTACAAGAACTGGGTTACCAGAG ATAAGTAAACAAATACATATGGTTGATGAAGTATATCGATTGCACGGTCTCCCTGAGTTTTACAAG AATCCTCGGCCACACATATCACTGGCGTGGGCATTGGGTGATGTTAGCTCCAaattgaagcaagcaactaaggaGATTGAAAAATTTGAGAACAGCATCATCTCATCTAAAAACTGTAATCTGAGATGCAATTTCAGTCGTATAGTGTGTAAAGTAGGCAAGAAGGTCTACGATATCTGTAAGATTGGAGACTGA
- the LOC109744773 gene encoding protein ORANGE, chloroplastic: MLCSGRMLACSGLSPGRLRPPRAYADRLRPPLPARRWRVAASAAAPGGSPDLPSSSSTPPPFGAGDDQAAAAAAAASSSSGFCIIEGPETVQDFDKLDLQEILDNIRSRRNKIFLHMEEIRRLRIQQRIKNAELGISNEEPEGELPDFPSFIPFLPPLSAANLKVYYATCFSLIAAIMVFGGFLAPILELKLGIGGTSYADFIRNVHLPMQLSQVDPIVASFSGGAVGVISALMVVEINNVKQQEHKRCKYCLGTGYLACARCSSTGAVVLTEPVSTFSDGDQPLSAPKTERCPNCSGAGKVMCPTCLCTGMAMASEHDPRIDPFD; this comes from the exons ATGCTTTGCTCCGGCCGCATGCTAGCCTGCAGCGGCCTGAGCCCCGGGAGGCTCCGGCCGCCGCGCGCCTACGCTGACCGGCTGCGTCCCCCGCTCCCCGCCCGCAGGTGGCGGgtcgccgcctccgccgcggcTCCCGGCGGTTCCCCAGACctgccgtcgtcgtcgtcgacACCCCCGCCGTTTGGCGCCGGGGACGACCAGGCCGCGGCCGCGGCcgctgccgcctcctcctcctcagg GTTTTGCATCATTGAAGGGCCTGAGACAGTTCAAGATTTTGATAAGCTAGATTTGCAGGAGATTCTTGATAATATCAGGAGCCGCCGGAACAAGATATTCTTGCATATGGAGGAG ATTCGCAGATTGAGAATACAACAAAGAATAAAAAATGCTGAACTTGGAATCTCAAATGAAGAGCCTGAAGGAGAACTCCCAGATTTTCCATCATTCATCCCGTTTTTGCCTCCCCTG AGTGCAGCTAATCTGAAGGTCTACTATGCTACATGTTTCTCTCTCATTGCTGCAATAATGGTCTTTGGTGGATTTCTTGCACCAATT CTGGAACTTAAACTTGGTATAGGAGGCACATCTTATGCAGATTTCATCCGAAATGTTCATTTGCCTATGCAACTGAG CCAGGTAGATCCTATTGTGGCATCCTTCTCAGGTGGAGCAGTCGGAGTTATCTCCGCCCTAATGGTTGTTGAGATAAACAATGTCAAGCAACAGGAGCATAAACGGTGCAAATATTGTTTAGGAACTG GGTATCTGGCTTGTGCCCGCTGTTCAAGCACGGGAGCTGTTGTGCTTACTGAGCCTGTTTCGACATTCAGTGATGGTGATCAACCTTTATCAGCACCAAAAACCGAGAGATGTCCAAACTGCTCTGGTGCAGGAAAG GTGATGTGCCCCACATGCCTCTGTACAGGGATGGCAATGGCAAGTGAGCATGATCCTCGAATCGACCCCTTCGATTAA